A window of Massilia sp. NR 4-1 genomic DNA:
CTTCAATATCGTCGCCACCGTCAAGCCGGGTATCGATCCGGCCCTGGTCGAGCGCGAGATCGACGCCGTGCTGAACGAGCTGCTGGCGCAGGGGCCGGCGCCGGCCGAACTGGCGCGCACGCGCGCCGCCACGCTGGCCAAGTTCGCGCGCGGCCTGGAACGCCTGGGCGGCTTCGGCGGCCGCGCCGACGTGCTGGCGCAAAGCATGACCTATGGCGGCAAGCCCGACGCCTACCTCGACCAGCTCGACGTCTACGCCAAGGCCACGCCGGCCGAAGTGAAGGCCACGGCCGGCCAATGGCTGCGCGCCCACCACTACACGATGACGGTCAAGCCCTTCGCCAAGCTGGCCGCCGCCAAGTCCGAGGTGGACCGCAAGGTGCTGCCCGCGCTGGGCCAGGCGCCCGACGTGAAGTTCCCCGCCATCCAGCGCGCCACGCTGTCGAACGGCTTGAAGGTGCTGCTGCTGGAACGCCATTCCGCGCCCATCGTCAATGTGGCGCTGGCGGTGGATGCCGGCACCGCGTCCGACACGCCGGCCAAGGCGGGCCTGGCCGCCCTCACACTCGACCTGCTCGACAAAGGCACCGCCACGCGCAACGCTTTCCAGCTGTCGGACGAACTGGAAAGCCTGGGCGCCCAGCTGGAAACGCGCAGCGGCAGCGACCTCTCCATCGTGCGTCTGCAGGCGACGGCGGCCAAGCTGCCGGCCGCCCTGCAGCTGATGGCCGACGCGGCCCTGCACCCGGCCTTCCCGGCCGACCAGTTCACGCTGCAAAAACAGCGCCGCCTGGCCGGCATCGCGCAGGAAAAAGCGCAGCCCAACGCGCTCGCCATGCGCGTGCTGCCAGGCCTGCTGTACGGCAGCGCCCATGCTTACGGCAAGCCCGCCAGCGGCTACGAAACCTCGGTGCAGGGCCTGACGCGCACCGACCTGCAAACCTGGCATGCGGCCTGGTTCCGTCCCGGCAGCGCCACCCTGGTGGTCAGCGGCGACACCACGCTGGCCCAAGCCCTGCCCGCGCTGGAAGCGGCTTTCGGCCGCTGGCAGGCCGGCAGCGCGCCCTCCAAGCCGGCACCGGCCGTGCAAGCCAACCAGGGCAAGCGCCTGTTCCTGATCGATAAACCCGATGCGCCGCAATCGACCATCGTCGCCGCCCACCTGGCGCAGCTGCAAGGCCAGCCGGAAGACCTGGCAATGGAACCGGTGATGCAGAACTTCGGCGGCATGGCGACCTCGCGCCTGAACCGCAATCTGCGCCTGGACAAGCACTGGAGCTACGGCACCTCCGGCCAGCTGAGCGCCGTGCGCGGCCAGCGCGCCTTCATGGTGGTGGCGCCGGTGCAGACCGACAAGACGCGCGAAGCGATGCAGGAGGTGGCCAAGGAAGTGCGCGGCGCGGCCGGCGCGCGGCCGCTGGCGGGCGAGGAATACGGCAGCATCATGCGCAATATGACGGCGCGCCTGGCGGGCCGCTTCGAGACCATCAACGCGCTGGAAAACGCGGCTCTAAACAGCGTCAACCTGGGCCTGGACGACGCCTACTGGCCCAGCTACGCGGCGCGCATGCGCGCCCTGAACGAAGGCCAGCTGGCCGGCGCCGCCGCCAAATTCATCCGCCCCGATGAACTGGTGTGGCTGGTGATCGGCGACCTGCGCAAGATCGAACCGGGCATCCGCGAACTGGGCTGGGGCGAGGTGACGCTGCTCGACGCCGACGGCCAGCCGCTGCCTCAGCGCTAAGCGCTCACCACCTGGCGCGAAGGGCGCTGGACCAGCGCCGGAAGCTGGCACCACAGGCCAACAGCGCCAGGTCCGGCCTCCGTCGACGATCGCAAAAAAGGGGCGCCCGCAGGCGCCCCTTTTTCCATGTGCCGCCGCAGAAGCTCACAGACGCGCCAGATCCGGCCCGCCCTTCTTGCCCAGCCAGGTGCTGTCGAAACGCTTCTGGGCCGCGGCCAGCGCATCCTTGTCGCCGCGCTGGCGGTAGACCTCGATCAGGCCGCGCAGCGCCCAGCCATTGCTCGGCGTGCGCAGGAAGGACGCGCGGAACACCTGCTCGGCCGCTTCCAGTTTCCCGGCGCGCAGCAGCACCACGCCCAGCGACTGGCGCACCGGATAGTACCAATAGGGCGGTTCGGTATAGGGCAGCGCGTCCTGCACCGCCACCGCTTCCTCATAGGCCTTGATTGCGCCATCGAGGTCGCCGCGCGCATCGGCCAGGCGGCCGGTGGCGACGGCGCGCGCGGTGTGCACGATGTCCGGCGCCGGCACGCCCCAGGCGGTGATGGGCTTGAAGTCGGCCGTGCGCTCGATGTTGACGAGCGCATCGATCTCCTTCTGCGCCTCGTCCAGCGCCCCCTTGCGCGCATAGCCGACGGCGCGCGCATAATGCCACATGGCGTTCACCAGCACATGCTCCGGCCCCGGATCGGGCAGTGCGATCAGCACCTCCGGGCTGCTGAACTGCACATGCGAGAAGTAAGGCGCCGATTTCACCGGCTGCAGCGAGGCGAAGGCTTTCAGCGACTCGGTGGGTACGGCCTTGTCCAGCTTGGCGGCGGCGTCCAGCGCCGTCTTGCCGTCGCCGCCCATCAGGGCCGACACCATCACGAAGTGGATATTGTGCGGGTAGTAGGCGCCCTTGTAGACCGGGTCGCTGTCGGAGCGGCCGAAGTATTTTTCATCGACGGCGATGGCGTCCAGATTCGACTGCAGCGCATCCTTGTACAGGCCGACGCGGTAGTAGATATGCGAGGGCATGTGCACCAGGTGGCCGGCGCCGGGAATCTGTTTCGCCAGCAGGCGGGCATATGGCAAGGCCTTGTCCGGATGGGTCGACGCTTCCATGGCATGGATGTAGTAATGGTCGGCGCCCGGGTGGCTGGGATGGCGCTCCAGCACGCGCTCCAGCGCATCGACCATTTCGGCGGTGCGGTTCTTGGGCCGGCTGCCGGCCGCTTCCCAGTAATCCCAGGGCGACAGGTCCATCAGCGACTCGGCGAACAACACCTGGATCGTATCGTTGTTGGGGAAGGCGCGCGCCGCCTCGGTCATGGCATCGGCGTAGGCGCGGTCCAGCGGCGCGCGGTCGGCCGGCGCGGGCGACTGGTAGCGCTGCGCCACGGCCTTGATCAGGGCCTGCTCGGCGGGCGTGGCGGAGGCGGCCAGGGCCACCGCCTTCTTGGCCGCCGCCACGGCCGGCTCCACCGCGTCCGGGAACATGGGCGCGTTGATATTCGGTCCCAGCACCAGCGCTTCGCCCCAGTAGCAGATGGCGCATTTCGGATCGTAGTGCTGGGCGGCGCGGAAGGCGCGTGCCGCTTCCGCGTGGTTGAAGCCGAAGGTCAGGCGCAAGCCCTGGTTGAAGTAAGCCAGGGCCTTCGGCTGGCGGCTGCTGATCGGCATAGTCAAGGTGCCGAGATCGGTGTACAGCGGCGGCAGCTTGGTGGCCGCCTCCTTGCGCTCCTGCTGCAGGGGACGGAAGGGCGCGGTCTCGGCCTGCGCCAGCACCAGCCGGTCCAGCAGGACGGGGCGGCCCTTGGCTTGCGCCGCGCAAGTGGCGCCATTCAGGTAGAGCGGATCGAAGCTGGGCTTTTTTTCGGCCAGTGTGGGGGCGATGACGGCGAGGGCGAAAATACCAGTGCCAGCCGTGACGGCCAAGGTCTTGATCTGTTTCATGAGTACCCTTTCAATCGAAAAGTGCAGCTCAGAGAAGATGGTTTTTCGCGTGGGCGATTGTCGATTCTAACGCCGCCAGGGTTTTAGTCAAGCCGGTAGCGCGTCTCCCCTTTTCTCGGCCGTGGCAGGCAGCAGGTGTATTCCTCCTCCATGCTTTGGCCCGCAGCCGCGTCGTAGCGGTAGACCGTCCATTTCTGCGCGGCGGCCGGCCGGCCGCTGGCGATATACAGGCGGAGACCGCCGGCGCTCAGGTAAGCCATATGCGGGTACGCCCTCTCGGCAAAATCGAGGCGCTGCACACGTCCGCCCTGATAGCGCATGACGATGCCCTTGGGGTAGCCGCTGCTGTAAAACTCGCCCGCCAAGACCAGCAGCTTCTCGCCCTGGCCGATGCAGCCGCTCTTCAGCTGCGAAGCGCGCGAGTCCTCGCTGTCCGCATCGCCGAACAGGGCTGCGGTTTTGCCGCCATGGCGCAGATAAATAATCCGGTCGCCAGCACCGGCCTGCTGCGCCAGCACCGCCACCGGATAGCGGCCGCCCGGACCCAGGCCGCAGTGTTCAAGCTGTCCCGCCCAGCCCGCGCCGCAGGCCGCAACGCAGCCCGCCATGAACACCAGGGACCGTAAAACTGAAGTCACGTCACACTCTCCCACAGGATTTGCATCGATCCCGGATCTTAAGCCAGTTTGCCGCCCTTGCCATAGCGGTGCGACGCCGGGGGAGCGCTGACAGGCGGCGCGCAGTCCGGCGCGCGCCTACGTTATACTGGCAGCATTCTTGCTTGCCGCTGGCCGGCCGGCTGCTTGCCTGGTTTTCAACCTCTACCCCGAGCTCGATGCGCGTCTTGCCGCTGTTATCCCTGTCGATAAGCGTCCTGCTGGCCGGGCATGCGGCGGGCGCCTGCCCCACACTGCGCTACGGCTATACCGACAAGGCGGTGCCGCCCTACTATCTGGGCACGGGACCGAAGGCGCCCGAGCCGCCCGGCGCGCTGGCCGAGCTGGCGCGCGATGCCGCAGCCAGCGCCCACTGCCCGGTGCAGATGGTGCGCATGCCGCCGGCGCGCCTGCACAAAAGCCTGAACGAGGGCGCGATCGACGCCATGTCCCTGTTCGCGCCGGAGGTGGTGGGCGAGCTGCCGAATGTGGTGTATCCACGCGACAAACAGGGCAAGCTCGATACCGCGCGCGCCATGCCGCTCTACACCGTGGTCTTCGTGCGCGCGGCCGACCACCTGCCGGCCGACGCCGATCCGGTGCTGACCATGCGCGGGCGCATCATCGGCGTGTCGCAGGGCGCGCCGCATATCAAATACCTGCAAAGCGTGGGAGTCGAAGTCGATGCCGGCGCCTCCAATCCCGACCTCAATTTCGAGAAGCTCAAGCGCGGCCGCATCGACGGCTTCGCCATCTCGCTGTCGACGCCGGAGGACATGGATGCGCCGGTGGCGGCGCGCTATGGCCTGCAATTCATCCGCCTGCGCAAGCCGCTGCTCATCACCAATTCCTGGCTGGCCCTGAACCGCGGCTATTACGAAAGTAACCGCGAGGAAGCGGAGACCATCTGGAACTGGTACGGCGCCCATGGGCGCGCCCGCCTCAACGTCCTGCTGAAAAAATACGGGCACTAGGGCGGCGCTGTTGTGTTTCGGCCAGCGGCCGCGCTTTCTTATTTACAAGCCCGGCCCTCCTTGCGTACATTGCTCATAGAAAGAAACGCCTGTTGGCGCGGAGGATGGCAATGAGGAGAGACGCGTTTTGGCCGCGCAAGCCGGGCCATATCGCCCTGTGCGGCATGGCCCTCTGCGTGTCGGCGGCATGGGCCGACGACAGCGCGGCGCCGCTGCAAAAAGTACAGATCACCGGCAGCCGCGTCGCCGCGCCGGGCGCGGAATCGCCCTCGCCCTTGCAGATCCTGACGGCGGCCGATATCGCCGCTTCCGGCGCGGTGAACCTGCAGGAACTGCTGCAGAAAAATCCCACGCTCGGCTCGCCCACGCTCAACCGCAGCAACTCCAACTTCCTGCCCGCCAGCGGCGGTGTCAGCACCGTCAACCTGCGCAATCTGGGCGATGCGCGCACCCTGGTGCTGGTGAACGGGCGGCGCTTCGTGTCCGGCGTGCCGGGCACCAGTGCGGTCGACCTGAACGCCCTGCCCACCGACTTCATCGAGCGCGTCGAACTGATGACCGGCGGCGCTTCGGCCGCCTATGGCTCGGATGCGGTGGCCGGCGTGATCAACATCATCCTCAAGCCGCGCCTGCAGGGCTGGCTGCTGGATGCCTCGGCCGGCCGCGCCAGCGCGGGCGACGACCTGAAACGCAAACTGGCCTTGAGCTACGGCCTGTCCAGCGCCGATGGCGCCAGCCAGCTCATGGCCCATCTCGGCTACAGCAAGCAAGGGGCCGTGTTTTCGCGCGACCGCGACTTCGCGGCCTCGGACCAGATCTCCAAGATGCTCAGCACCGGCCAGGCGGCCGATGCCTTTGTCCCCGTGCGCAACTACTCGGTGGCCGCGCCGCAGGGACGCTTTTTCTTCAACCGCGATGCCAATGGCAGGGCGGGCGAATTTTCCTACGACCGCAACGGCAATGTGATCCCCTGGTCCACCAACGGCACGGCCACGCTGGCGGCCACCGGCTTTAACCGTGCCGCCTACCGCACCATCGCCGTGCCAACTGAACGCCTGCTGTTGGCCGGTAAGGGCGATCTGGCGCTGAACGCGCAGCACAGCGCTTTCTTCGAAGCGAATTATTCGCGCACCAAGGTGCGCACCATCATCGAGCCGCTGGCCCTGTCCTCGGCCGACATCTTCAGGAGCAGCAACGGCCAGGTGGCGGCGGAAACCATGCTCAACGGCGTGGCCGTGCGCAATCCGCTGGTGCCGCAATACCTGTACGAGCGCAGCGCCGACAGCAATGGCGACGGCCTGCGCGACTACAGCTTCAGCCGCCGCATCGCCGAAGCCGATACCCGCGTGGCGAAAGTGGACCGCGACACCTACCGCCTCGCCGCCGGCTTCAAGGGCAGCCTGCGCGACTGGAATTACGACAGCTATCTCGCGTATGGCAAGAGCAAGGAGAAACAGCGCTCGACCGGCCAGGTGAACGTGGCCAGGTTCCGCGCCGCGCTGCAGGCGATTCCCGACGCCGGCGGCAATGCCATCTGCGCCGACGCCGCCGCGCGTGCCGACGGCTGCATGCCGCTCAATCTCTTCGGCTACAACACCATTGCGCCCGGCGCCTTGCAGTATGTGGGCGCGCCGGCCGCGCTGGATACGGCCATCGCGCAGAAGCTCGTGGGAGCCAGCATCAACGGCGAGTTGTTCCAGCTGCCGGCGGGCCGGATCGGCGTGGCGGCCGGTTTCGAATGGCGCTCGGAAGCCTCGTCCAGCGTGCCCGATGCCTTGACCCAGGCCGGCCTGAATTCGGGCGGCGCGGTGCCGGTGACGGCCGGCCGCTTCACCGTGCGCGAAGCCTTTGCCGAGGCGCGCGTGCCGCTCCTGAAGGACCAGACCTTCGCGCGCAGCCTGAACTTCCTGGGCGCCTTCCGCAGCGGCGACTACTCCACCGTGGGCCGCGCCAATAGCTGGAATGCGGGACTGGAAT
This region includes:
- a CDS encoding pitrilysin family protein, encoding MLLALGLAASALPPLAVGAAPAAASRPAASAPAQPAAFERQAYAIPYKKFVLQNGLTLLVHEDHNVPVVGVNIWYHVGSRNEKRGKTGFAHLFEHFFFNGSENHPHGFREAMDDLGANNRNGTTNGDRTNFFEDVPVSALERTLYLEADRMGFLGNYISKEMLERERGVVQNEKRQGENQPYGRVHLEQVARMYPYSHPYSWSTIGSMDDLNAASLDDIKEWYRTYYGPNNAVIALAGDITPERALELVKKYFDSIPPGPPLPRTETWIPALDRNIRDEMEDRVPQQRIYRSYHAPAWKDASLQHLALFADVLAGSKSARLDKRLVYEKGLATSVHAGIDDNELGSTFNIVATVKPGIDPALVEREIDAVLNELLAQGPAPAELARTRAATLAKFARGLERLGGFGGRADVLAQSMTYGGKPDAYLDQLDVYAKATPAEVKATAGQWLRAHHYTMTVKPFAKLAAAKSEVDRKVLPALGQAPDVKFPAIQRATLSNGLKVLLLERHSAPIVNVALAVDAGTASDTPAKAGLAALTLDLLDKGTATRNAFQLSDELESLGAQLETRSGSDLSIVRLQATAAKLPAALQLMADAALHPAFPADQFTLQKQRRLAGIAQEKAQPNALAMRVLPGLLYGSAHAYGKPASGYETSVQGLTRTDLQTWHAAWFRPGSATLVVSGDTTLAQALPALEAAFGRWQAGSAPSKPAPAVQANQGKRLFLIDKPDAPQSTIVAAHLAQLQGQPEDLAMEPVMQNFGGMATSRLNRNLRLDKHWSYGTSGQLSAVRGQRAFMVVAPVQTDKTREAMQEVAKEVRGAAGARPLAGEEYGSIMRNMTARLAGRFETINALENAALNSVNLGLDDAYWPSYAARMRALNEGQLAGAAAKFIRPDELVWLVIGDLRKIEPGIRELGWGEVTLLDADGQPLPQR
- a CDS encoding M48 family metallopeptidase gives rise to the protein MKQIKTLAVTAGTGIFALAVIAPTLAEKKPSFDPLYLNGATCAAQAKGRPVLLDRLVLAQAETAPFRPLQQERKEAATKLPPLYTDLGTLTMPISSRQPKALAYFNQGLRLTFGFNHAEAARAFRAAQHYDPKCAICYWGEALVLGPNINAPMFPDAVEPAVAAAKKAVALAASATPAEQALIKAVAQRYQSPAPADRAPLDRAYADAMTEAARAFPNNDTIQVLFAESLMDLSPWDYWEAAGSRPKNRTAEMVDALERVLERHPSHPGADHYYIHAMEASTHPDKALPYARLLAKQIPGAGHLVHMPSHIYYRVGLYKDALQSNLDAIAVDEKYFGRSDSDPVYKGAYYPHNIHFVMVSALMGGDGKTALDAAAKLDKAVPTESLKAFASLQPVKSAPYFSHVQFSSPEVLIALPDPGPEHVLVNAMWHYARAVGYARKGALDEAQKEIDALVNIERTADFKPITAWGVPAPDIVHTARAVATGRLADARGDLDGAIKAYEEAVAVQDALPYTEPPYWYYPVRQSLGVVLLRAGKLEAAEQVFRASFLRTPSNGWALRGLIEVYRQRGDKDALAAAQKRFDSTWLGKKGGPDLARL
- a CDS encoding ABC transporter substrate-binding protein; the encoded protein is MPLLSLSISVLLAGHAAGACPTLRYGYTDKAVPPYYLGTGPKAPEPPGALAELARDAAASAHCPVQMVRMPPARLHKSLNEGAIDAMSLFAPEVVGELPNVVYPRDKQGKLDTARAMPLYTVVFVRAADHLPADADPVLTMRGRIIGVSQGAPHIKYLQSVGVEVDAGASNPDLNFEKLKRGRIDGFAISLSTPEDMDAPVAARYGLQFIRLRKPLLITNSWLALNRGYYESNREEAETIWNWYGAHGRARLNVLLKKYGH
- a CDS encoding TonB-dependent receptor domain-containing protein, whose product is MRRDAFWPRKPGHIALCGMALCVSAAWADDSAAPLQKVQITGSRVAAPGAESPSPLQILTAADIAASGAVNLQELLQKNPTLGSPTLNRSNSNFLPASGGVSTVNLRNLGDARTLVLVNGRRFVSGVPGTSAVDLNALPTDFIERVELMTGGASAAYGSDAVAGVINIILKPRLQGWLLDASAGRASAGDDLKRKLALSYGLSSADGASQLMAHLGYSKQGAVFSRDRDFAASDQISKMLSTGQAADAFVPVRNYSVAAPQGRFFFNRDANGRAGEFSYDRNGNVIPWSTNGTATLAATGFNRAAYRTIAVPTERLLLAGKGDLALNAQHSAFFEANYSRTKVRTIIEPLALSSADIFRSSNGQVAAETMLNGVAVRNPLVPQYLYERSADSNGDGLRDYSFSRRIAEADTRVAKVDRDTYRLAAGFKGSLRDWNYDSYLAYGKSKEKQRSTGQVNVARFRAALQAIPDAGGNAICADAAARADGCMPLNLFGYNTIAPGALQYVGAPAALDTAIAQKLVGASINGELFQLPAGRIGVAAGFEWRSEASSSVPDALTQAGLNSGGAVPVTAGRFTVREAFAEARVPLLKDQTFARSLNFLGAFRSGDYSTVGRANSWNAGLEWRPVSDVKLRATRALSTRAPNINELFATATQVFPTGIVDPCVGVTAASSGTYDAACRSIPAVATNIAANGKFTVSQADIQSLSGFNRGNPELKAEKGRSTTIGLVLTPVSIAALSKLTLTADYFRIKIADAIVSTPRQYALQQCYGGGNADFCKFITRRPANAGSFNSGAVTFIDSASTNSGGTGTKGMDWTVAWADQLGPGRLSARLAYTHLKEFYNVPLAGAKPDAATGEIGYPRNKAALQLGYQWGRFGISSSTSYVGASALDDQFLAQFSIPPGTVRVGSKTINDFQFTYALKKSLALYAGIDNAFNVKPPPIISGLTGDVIGTETNTSMYDAIGRRFYLGVRVGL